Within Hyalangium ruber, the genomic segment GGAGCTTCCGCCCACGGGAGTGGTGGAGCGGAAGGCGAACTGGCAGCCGGTGGGGGAGCTGTAGGCCCACCGGTTACGGCTTGCGGAGAATCTCCAGGGCGGCCACGAGGCTGTAGGTGAAGTCCGCGAAGCCGTCGGGAGGCTGGGAGCCCGGGCGGATGACGGTGGGCTTGTCGTTCTGGAGCAGGCCGAAGAGGGCACCTGGGGCCTCGAACCAGGCGCCGCGGTAGGCGTCTTGGATCATCTGGCCCTGCTGCTCGGGGTTCATGCGCCGCCAGGCCTTGCCCTGGCGCAGGGGCTTGGCGAAGTCGTAGCCATCGCCGCCGGTCTGGGCCCAGAGGGCATTGGGCACATAGCCCCAGCCATCGCGCTGGTATTGCCAGACGTGGACCGCCTCGTGGACGAGGAGGGAGGGGTACTGAGAGGAGATGGCGCTGTAGGCCTTGGAGGGCAGGTGGATGGTGTTGCCGAGGGTGAAGGCGCGGCTGCCGTTGATGAGCTCGGTGAAGGAGCCCATGCGGGTGAGGCGCAGGGGAGGGTACTTGAGGCCGGCGTCGAACACCTTGCGGAGCAGCTGCACCTCGACTTCGGAGAGGGGGCGCGTGTCGGGGAGCTTCTGGGCGCTGGAGGCGGCGGCGTTCACGAGGTGAATGGGCCCGGAGGGCTTGCTGGGCTCGGCGGGAGCGGCGTTCGTCTCGGGGGGCTCGAGTTTGGCACCCATGGGCCAGGCTCCTCGCGGGGGTGGAAGAGGGAAGGATACCCCTGGGGGCCGAAAACCCGGATCCGCCTGTGGTACGAGAGGGCCATGAACCCGGAGTCGATGTCGGACAAAGCATTCCTGGAGGCGCTGGAGTCAGCCACCTACCCCAAGGAGCAGTTCGGTCACCGGGCGCACCTGCGGCTGGGGTGGCTGTGCCTGCGAGAGCAGGGCTTCGAGGAGGGGCTGGCGAGCATCCGGACGCGGATCCAGCGCTACGCCACGGCGGTGGGAGCGGCGGCGAAGTACCACGAGACGATGACCCGGGTCTGGGCCGAGCACGTCCAGGCGGCGCTGGACGCGACGCCGGAGCTCACCTCCTTCGACGCGTTCCTCGCGGCGCACCCGGAGCTGCTGAACGCGGGGCTGCTGGAGCGCCACTACCGGAAGGAGACCCTGGGCTCGGCGGAGGCGAAGACGGGCTGGGTGCCGCCGGACCGGGAGCCGCTGCCGCGAAGGAAGCAGACAGGCAAGTAGGGCGGGGGCTCAGGGGCCTGAGACGCCGCGCTCGCTCATGAACTTGTCCAGCGAGGCGCGGGCGGTGGCCTGGACCTTGTTCTTGAGCAAGGGCGTCCACCCGAGCAGCAGGCCCGCGGGCCCGAGGGCCTGACGGGACCAGCGATGGAAGTCGAAGCGGTCGCGGTGGCGGAGAATCTTGCCGTCGCGGAACTCGAACTCGCCATCGATGATGTTGTGAACCTTCCGACCGGTGGTGGAGAAGGTGTAGTGGGCCTCCCAGTGGGCGCGACCGGTGCGGTCATCGGCCTGGATGTCGCGGAACTCGAGGGTGAGGTCCTTGCCGCGCTCGCAGAGCATGCGCCACATGGAGGTAACGCCGCCGTGGCGCAGGCCGACGAAGGCCTCATCGGAGAACTCGGCCTCGGGGTGGTAGCAGGAGGCCATGGTCTCGGCATCGCGGCGTTGGAAGGCCGAGTAGAAGGTGTGGAGGAGCTGGGCGTTGGGGTGCATGGACAGAGGTGTTAGCAGACTGGCGGGCGGGCATGGCAGAGTGGAGGGGATATGGCGCGAGAGATTGTGA encodes:
- a CDS encoding eCIS core domain-containing protein, with the protein product MGAKLEPPETNAAPAEPSKPSGPIHLVNAAASSAQKLPDTRPLSEVEVQLLRKVFDAGLKYPPLRLTRMGSFTELINGSRAFTLGNTIHLPSKAYSAISSQYPSLLVHEAVHVWQYQRDGWGYVPNALWAQTGGDGYDFAKPLRQGKAWRRMNPEQQGQMIQDAYRGAWFEAPGALFGLLQNDKPTVIRPGSQPPDGFADFTYSLVAALEILRKP
- a CDS encoding nuclear transport factor 2 family protein yields the protein MHPNAQLLHTFYSAFQRRDAETMASCYHPEAEFSDEAFVGLRHGGVTSMWRMLCERGKDLTLEFRDIQADDRTGRAHWEAHYTFSTTGRKVHNIIDGEFEFRDGKILRHRDRFDFHRWSRQALGPAGLLLGWTPLLKNKVQATARASLDKFMSERGVSGP